CATTGCTCGACACCGTTTCAACCCAGGATCTCTATCGCGAACTGCTCCTCCGCATCGGAGAAGATCCCACGCGGGATGGCCTGCTGCGCACTCCCGAACGCATGGAAAAGTCCATGGAGTTTCTCACACGTGGCTACACCATGAACGTCATGGAAGTTCTCCACGAGGCCCTCTTCGATGTCGACTATGACGAGATGGTCATCGTAAAAGACATCGAGTTCTTCTCGCAGTGTGAGCATCACCTTCTCCCCTTCTTCGGCAAGGCGCACATCGCGTACGTCCCCAATGGGAAGGTCATCGGGCTTAGCAAGATTCCGCGCCTGGTCGATGTCTTCGCCCGAAGGCTGCAGGTTCAGGAGCGGCTGACCCGTCAGATAGGCGAAGCCATCACCGATGCAATCCACCCGCAGGGCGTAGCCGTAATTCTCGAGGCGCAACATCTCTGCATGATGATGCGTGGAGTCGAAAAGCAACACTCCTCCACCGTCACCTCAGCTATGCTCGGCGTCTTCAAAACGCAGCTTCAGACGCGAAACGAGTTCCTTTCTCTCGTTCGGCGGCAGGGAAGTGGTCTCTAACGGCTAAACTGGAGACTGCATGAATGGTCTCCTTGTACTCGATAAACCGTCCGGCGTTACCTCGCATGACGTGGTGGCCATCGTACGCCGAGCTACCGGCGAAAAGTCTATCGGCCACCTGGGCACGCTGGATCCCATGGCCACTGGCGTCCTGCCGTTGCTTCTCGGCAAGTACACGCGTCTGGCGCAGTTCTTCGGGCAGGCCGACAAGCACTACACGGGCCACATCCGCTTCGGCTTCGCAACCGACAGCTTCGATGCAGACGGAATGCCGGCGGCTGAGCCACTCCCACTGCGTCAGACGCTCGAGGAACTACAAGCACTGAGTCAAAGATTTCACGGAGAGTTAGATCAGGTTCCCCCCATCTTTTCCGCGAAGAAGATCAACGGCGTCGCCGCCCACAAGCTGGCCAGAGCCGGTGTGGAGGTCGCGGTCAAGCCGGCCCGCATTACGATTCACAACTTTGAACTCACCTCTCTAGTAGGCGACACCGCATCGTTTGTCATGTCTGTCTCCGCCGGCGGGTACGTCCGTTCCGTAGCCCACGAGCTTGGCCAGTTGGCGAACTGTGGAGCGCATCTCTCCAGCCTGCGCAGAACGCGTGCCGGAGCATTCTCTCTCGAACATGCAATCACCATCGACCAACTCAAAACAGCCTCGGCCGCCGAACTTGAGGCGCTCCTGCCGCACCCGCGAACGCTGCTCCCCGAGATGCCCTCGGTCACAGTGGACGATCAACTCGCCGGCCGCCTGCGAAACGGAATGCAGGTCAATCTGCCTGATTTTTCGCAGGCCGCACTAATCAAGGTATTCACCACTCCCACAGACTTGCTCGCAGTCGCCCGCCGTATCGCCGGCACGCTCATGCAACCCATCGTCGTCCTTGGCTAGCCTTTATTTTTTCAGCAGAGGCTT
The nucleotide sequence above comes from Tunturibacter empetritectus. Encoded proteins:
- the folE gene encoding GTP cyclohydrolase I FolE, which gives rise to MARTLATIEPPLLDTVSTQDLYRELLLRIGEDPTRDGLLRTPERMEKSMEFLTRGYTMNVMEVLHEALFDVDYDEMVIVKDIEFFSQCEHHLLPFFGKAHIAYVPNGKVIGLSKIPRLVDVFARRLQVQERLTRQIGEAITDAIHPQGVAVILEAQHLCMMMRGVEKQHSSTVTSAMLGVFKTQLQTRNEFLSLVRRQGSGL
- the truB gene encoding tRNA pseudouridine(55) synthase TruB, with product MNGLLVLDKPSGVTSHDVVAIVRRATGEKSIGHLGTLDPMATGVLPLLLGKYTRLAQFFGQADKHYTGHIRFGFATDSFDADGMPAAEPLPLRQTLEELQALSQRFHGELDQVPPIFSAKKINGVAAHKLARAGVEVAVKPARITIHNFELTSLVGDTASFVMSVSAGGYVRSVAHELGQLANCGAHLSSLRRTRAGAFSLEHAITIDQLKTASAAELEALLPHPRTLLPEMPSVTVDDQLAGRLRNGMQVNLPDFSQAALIKVFTTPTDLLAVARRIAGTLMQPIVVLG